One Georgenia wutianyii DNA segment encodes these proteins:
- a CDS encoding DUF948 domain-containing protein, with protein sequence MNIGDIAGIVAAVAFLLLVAFLAVPLLKVGAVLDAATDSVREITAHALPVVDEAAATIRAGNAQIVKVDAVTTAATEVSQNVSALTTLVSATVGGPLIKVSAFSYAVRRFFRRGA encoded by the coding sequence ATGAACATCGGCGACATCGCCGGGATCGTGGCAGCCGTCGCCTTCCTCTTGCTCGTGGCCTTCCTCGCCGTTCCGCTGCTCAAGGTCGGCGCGGTGCTCGACGCCGCGACGGACTCGGTGCGCGAGATCACCGCGCACGCGCTGCCCGTGGTCGACGAGGCCGCCGCCACGATCAGGGCCGGCAACGCCCAGATCGTCAAGGTCGACGCCGTCACGACCGCCGCCACCGAGGTCTCGCAGAACGTCTCGGCGCTCACCACGCTCGTCTCCGCGACGGTCGGCGGACCGCTCATCAAGGTCTCGGCGTTCTCCTACGCCGTGCGGCGGTTCTTCCGGCGAGGCGCATGA
- a CDS encoding prepilin peptidase: protein MVAAVLAVVLHGWRADLPAAVVLAVAGVLLAAEDLASHRLPNAVLGPTGAALAALLVLAAALTGEWAGLGRAALAAVLCGAGYLLLALLRPTGLGMGDVKLGALLGAWLGWLGWGAVLLGVVAGFVLGGLAGLVLLATRRATRTTAIAFGPWLLLGAALASVLTVRLGPVL from the coding sequence ATGGTGGCCGCCGTGCTCGCCGTCGTGCTCCACGGCTGGCGCGCCGACCTGCCGGCCGCCGTCGTGCTCGCCGTCGCCGGGGTCCTCCTCGCTGCCGAGGACCTCGCCTCCCACCGGCTGCCCAACGCCGTCCTCGGCCCGACGGGCGCGGCGCTGGCAGCTCTCCTCGTCCTCGCCGCGGCCCTCACGGGGGAGTGGGCGGGGCTCGGGCGCGCAGCGCTGGCGGCGGTGCTGTGCGGGGCGGGGTACCTGCTCCTCGCGCTGCTGCGGCCCACCGGCCTGGGGATGGGCGACGTCAAGCTCGGCGCCCTGCTCGGCGCCTGGCTGGGGTGGCTCGGCTGGGGTGCCGTCCTGCTCGGGGTGGTCGCCGGGTTCGTCCTCGGTGGCCTCGCCGGGCTGGTGCTCCTCGCCACGCGCCGGGCGACCCGGACCACGGCCATCGCCTTCGGGCCGTGGCTGCTCCTCGGCGCGGCCCTCGCCTCGGTCCTCACCGTGCGCCTCGGCCCGGTGCTCTGA
- the mltG gene encoding endolytic transglycosylase MltG — MSDLFDQTLLADEHHPPAERVGRAARRDRAARKRRRRRRTAIAVTLSVLLVAALAIGGFMVLRPLFDGREAASTEDFAGPGSGSVSVVIAEGATGAAMGDALVAAGVVASRQAFVEAFTANPDAAQIQPGTYSLMTEMRAEDAVSALLNPANKSELRITVPEGWRASQIFERIASVAQIPVEEVEAAAQDRAAIGLPEQAADNPEGWFAATTYILEPDADATEILAAMVEQTKRTLERYGVPAEDQHDVLTKASIIEHEVNRDEDRGKVARVLENRLANCSGDGLIGMDSTINYGVGRSGGVPERSELNNAENPYNTRIHAGLPPTPIGAPGAAAIEAVLEPPEGDWCYFVTVDLDSGETRFTGDYSEHLRNQELFRQWLANNPTEEDEG; from the coding sequence GTGAGCGACCTCTTCGACCAGACGTTGCTGGCCGACGAACACCATCCTCCCGCCGAGCGCGTCGGACGCGCGGCCAGGCGCGACCGCGCCGCCCGCAAGCGGCGCCGCCGCCGCAGGACGGCCATCGCGGTGACGCTGAGCGTGCTGCTCGTCGCGGCCCTCGCCATCGGTGGCTTCATGGTCCTCCGCCCGCTCTTCGACGGGCGCGAGGCCGCGTCGACCGAGGACTTCGCCGGTCCCGGCAGCGGGAGCGTGTCGGTCGTCATCGCCGAGGGCGCCACCGGCGCCGCGATGGGTGACGCGCTCGTCGCAGCCGGCGTCGTCGCCTCGCGCCAGGCGTTCGTCGAGGCGTTCACCGCCAACCCCGACGCCGCGCAGATCCAGCCGGGCACGTACTCGCTCATGACCGAGATGCGCGCCGAGGACGCGGTGTCCGCACTGCTCAACCCGGCGAACAAGTCCGAGCTGCGGATCACCGTCCCGGAGGGCTGGCGCGCGAGCCAGATCTTCGAGCGCATCGCCAGCGTCGCGCAGATCCCGGTGGAGGAGGTCGAGGCCGCGGCACAGGACCGCGCCGCCATCGGCCTGCCGGAGCAGGCCGCGGACAACCCCGAGGGCTGGTTCGCCGCGACGACCTACATCCTCGAGCCGGACGCCGACGCGACGGAGATCCTCGCCGCGATGGTCGAGCAGACCAAGCGGACCCTCGAGCGCTACGGCGTGCCCGCCGAGGACCAGCACGACGTCCTCACCAAGGCCTCGATCATCGAGCACGAGGTCAACCGCGACGAGGACCGCGGCAAGGTGGCCCGGGTCCTGGAGAACCGCCTGGCGAACTGCTCCGGCGACGGCCTCATCGGCATGGACTCGACGATCAACTACGGGGTCGGGCGCTCCGGCGGTGTGCCCGAGCGCTCGGAGCTGAACAACGCGGAGAACCCCTACAACACCCGCATCCACGCCGGGCTCCCGCCGACCCCGATCGGCGCGCCCGGGGCCGCCGCCATCGAGGCGGTGCTCGAGCCGCCAGAGGGTGACTGGTGCTACTTCGTCACCGTCGACCTCGACAGCGGCGAGACCCGGTTCACCGGCGACTACTCCGAGCACCTGCGCAACCAGGAGCTGTTCCGCCAGTGGCTGGCGAACAACCCCACCGAGGAGGACGAGGGCTGA
- the aroC gene encoding chorismate synthase — protein MRWLTAGESHGEALVGVVEGVPAGVEVTTEDIRSVLARRRLGHGRGARMKFEQDEVRLLGGVRHGRTMGGPVAIEIANSEWPKWQTVMSADPVDTRLLEVDAGTGDTREIARNKPLTRPRPGHADLVGMTKYALEDARPVLERASARETATRVALGAVAAAILEQVAGVRLVSHVVSVGEVEVPDGAPLPGPDDVAALDGDPIRCFHPETSAAMVAEIDECRRDGDTLGGVVEVLVYGLPPGLGSFVHGDRKLDARLAGALMGIQAIKGVEVGDGFRTARRRGSVAHDEIVRDAHGVRRTTNRAGGIEGGMSNGEVLRVRAALKPISTVPRALRTIDVATGEAATAIHQRSDVCAAAPAAVIAEAMTALVLADALLEKTGGDSVAECRRNLTSYLESIPEVLR, from the coding sequence ATGCGTTGGTTGACAGCAGGGGAGTCGCACGGGGAGGCCCTCGTCGGGGTCGTCGAGGGGGTTCCCGCCGGTGTGGAGGTGACCACGGAGGACATCCGCTCGGTCCTCGCCCGGCGGCGCCTCGGCCACGGCCGCGGCGCCCGGATGAAGTTCGAGCAGGACGAGGTGCGCCTGCTCGGCGGTGTGCGCCACGGGCGCACCATGGGCGGCCCTGTGGCCATCGAGATCGCGAACTCCGAGTGGCCCAAGTGGCAGACGGTCATGTCCGCCGACCCGGTCGACACCCGGCTGCTCGAGGTCGACGCCGGCACCGGCGACACCCGTGAGATCGCCCGCAACAAGCCGCTGACCCGCCCCCGGCCCGGGCACGCCGACCTCGTCGGCATGACGAAGTACGCGCTGGAGGACGCCCGGCCGGTGCTCGAGCGCGCCAGCGCGCGGGAGACCGCCACCCGCGTCGCGCTCGGCGCGGTCGCCGCCGCGATCCTCGAGCAGGTCGCCGGTGTGCGGCTCGTCTCGCACGTCGTGTCCGTCGGTGAGGTCGAGGTGCCCGACGGCGCCCCCCTCCCCGGCCCGGACGACGTCGCCGCCCTCGACGGCGACCCCATCCGCTGCTTCCACCCGGAGACGTCGGCCGCGATGGTCGCGGAGATCGACGAGTGCCGCAGGGACGGCGACACCCTCGGCGGCGTCGTCGAGGTGCTCGTCTACGGACTGCCGCCCGGTCTCGGCTCCTTCGTCCACGGGGACCGCAAGCTCGACGCGCGCCTCGCCGGCGCGCTCATGGGCATCCAGGCGATCAAGGGCGTCGAGGTCGGTGACGGCTTCCGCACCGCCCGGCGCCGCGGCTCGGTCGCCCACGACGAGATCGTCCGCGACGCCCACGGCGTGCGCCGCACGACCAACCGGGCCGGTGGCATCGAGGGCGGGATGAGCAACGGTGAGGTGCTGCGTGTGCGCGCCGCCCTCAAGCCGATCTCCACCGTCCCCCGCGCCCTGCGGACCATCGACGTCGCCACCGGTGAGGCGGCCACCGCCATCCACCAGCGCTCCGACGTCTGCGCCGCCGCGCCGGCCGCGGTCATCGCCGAGGCCATGACCGCCCTCGTGCTCGCCGACGCGCTCCTGGAGAAGACCGGTGGTGACTCCGTCGCGGAGTGCCGGCGCAACCTCACCTCCTACCTCGAGTCGATCCCGGAGGTGCTGCGATGA
- the alaS gene encoding alanine--tRNA ligase translates to MRTAEIRSRWLDYFAKHDHEIAPSVPLVSPDPSILFTIAGMVPFIPYIVGTQEAPWPRVASVQKCLRTNDIENVGRTTRHGTFFQMNGNFSFGDYFKEGAINYAWDLLTTSQAEGGYGLEGDRLWVTIWDEDAEALDALTRVGVDPRHIVRLPREENFWDTGRPGPAGPCAEFHYDRGPEFGPEAVGGTVDPGGDRYLEIWNLVFDQFLRGEGTGKDYPLIRELEHKSIDTGAGLERIAYLLQGKSNMYEIDEVFPLIERTQELTSRRYGADVEDDVRMRVVADHVRSSLMLIGDGVRPGNDGRGYVLRRLIRRAVRSVRLLGVDEPALPHLLPVAKDAMAASYPELEQRFASISEVAYGEEEAFRRTLVAGTTILDTAVSKAKAAADGRPRLGGADAFALHDTYGFPIDLTLEMAAEQGVSVDEQGFRELMAEQRERARADALAKKAGHVDPAQYRELQTRLGGDTLFLGYTDLTSEARVVGLLVDGRAVPAATAPADVEVVLDRTPFYAEAGGQLADHGTISLQGGGIVAVDDVQAPVKGLVVHRGRLTEGTVTLDENGVAMIDVTRRKAIAQAHSATHMVHKALHESLGDQATQAGSENAPSRLRFDFRHGSQVPASVLGEIEERVNGQLLENLDVSDEVMDIDDALASGAMALFGQKYGSRVRVVSIGGDWSKELCAGTHVPSTGHIGRVTLLGESSIGSGVRRVDALVGAGAYGFQAKEHVLVGQVTSMLGGRPEELPERVSSLMSRLKAAEKELATLRRQQLLAGARQVADSAQDVAGTLVVVHDAGEVAGDDLRTLALDVRGRLGDARPAVVAVAGTSNGRPSVVVATNAGARDLGLRAGQLVRGAAGRLGGGGGGKDDVAQGGGTETAAVPAALDGIVADVRSVVA, encoded by the coding sequence ATGCGCACCGCCGAGATCCGATCCCGCTGGCTCGACTACTTCGCCAAGCACGACCACGAGATCGCACCGAGCGTCCCGCTCGTGTCCCCCGACCCGTCGATCCTCTTCACGATCGCCGGGATGGTCCCCTTCATCCCCTACATCGTGGGGACCCAGGAGGCGCCGTGGCCGCGGGTGGCGTCGGTGCAGAAGTGCCTGCGCACCAACGACATCGAGAACGTCGGCCGGACGACGCGTCACGGCACGTTCTTCCAGATGAACGGCAACTTCTCCTTCGGTGACTACTTCAAGGAAGGGGCCATCAACTACGCCTGGGACCTGCTGACGACGTCGCAGGCCGAGGGTGGCTACGGTCTCGAGGGCGACCGCCTGTGGGTGACGATCTGGGACGAGGACGCCGAGGCGCTCGACGCGCTCACCCGGGTGGGCGTGGACCCGCGGCACATCGTGCGCCTGCCGCGCGAGGAGAACTTCTGGGACACCGGACGCCCCGGCCCGGCCGGCCCGTGCGCCGAGTTCCACTACGACCGTGGCCCGGAGTTCGGCCCGGAGGCCGTCGGCGGGACCGTCGACCCCGGTGGCGACCGCTACCTGGAGATCTGGAACCTCGTCTTCGACCAGTTCCTCCGCGGTGAGGGCACCGGCAAGGACTACCCGCTCATCCGCGAGCTCGAGCACAAGAGCATCGACACCGGCGCGGGCCTGGAGCGCATCGCCTACCTGCTCCAGGGCAAGAGCAACATGTACGAGATCGACGAGGTCTTCCCCCTCATCGAGCGCACCCAGGAGCTCACCAGCCGCCGCTACGGCGCGGACGTCGAGGACGACGTGCGGATGCGGGTCGTGGCCGACCACGTCCGCTCCTCCCTCATGCTCATCGGCGACGGCGTGCGCCCGGGCAACGACGGCCGCGGCTACGTGCTGCGCCGCCTCATCCGCCGCGCCGTGCGCTCGGTGCGCCTCCTCGGCGTCGACGAGCCGGCGCTGCCGCACCTGCTGCCCGTCGCCAAGGACGCGATGGCGGCGTCCTACCCCGAGCTCGAGCAGCGCTTCGCGAGCATCAGCGAGGTCGCCTACGGCGAGGAGGAGGCCTTCCGCCGCACCCTCGTCGCCGGCACGACGATCCTCGACACCGCCGTGAGCAAGGCGAAGGCGGCCGCGGACGGCCGTCCCCGGCTCGGCGGCGCCGACGCGTTCGCGCTCCACGACACCTACGGCTTCCCGATCGACCTCACCCTCGAGATGGCCGCCGAGCAGGGCGTGAGCGTGGACGAGCAGGGCTTCCGCGAGCTCATGGCCGAGCAGCGCGAGCGCGCCCGCGCCGACGCCCTCGCCAAGAAGGCCGGGCACGTCGACCCGGCGCAGTACCGCGAGCTGCAGACCCGCCTGGGCGGGGACACCCTCTTCCTCGGCTACACCGACCTCACCAGCGAGGCGCGCGTCGTCGGGCTGCTCGTCGACGGCAGGGCCGTCCCGGCGGCGACCGCTCCTGCCGACGTCGAGGTCGTCCTGGACCGCACGCCGTTCTACGCCGAGGCCGGTGGCCAGCTCGCCGACCACGGCACGATCAGCCTCCAGGGCGGGGGCATCGTCGCGGTCGACGACGTCCAGGCGCCGGTCAAGGGCCTGGTCGTGCACCGCGGCCGCCTCACCGAGGGCACCGTGACCCTCGACGAGAACGGCGTGGCGATGATCGACGTCACCCGCCGCAAGGCGATCGCCCAGGCGCACAGCGCCACCCACATGGTCCACAAGGCGCTGCACGAGTCCCTCGGCGACCAGGCGACGCAGGCCGGCTCGGAGAACGCGCCCTCGCGCCTGCGCTTCGACTTCCGCCACGGCTCGCAGGTCCCGGCCAGCGTCCTCGGCGAGATCGAGGAGCGGGTCAACGGCCAGCTCCTGGAGAACCTCGACGTCAGCGACGAGGTCATGGACATCGACGACGCCCTCGCCTCCGGCGCGATGGCGCTCTTCGGCCAGAAGTACGGCTCGCGGGTGCGCGTCGTGTCGATCGGCGGGGACTGGTCCAAGGAGCTGTGCGCGGGCACCCACGTGCCCTCCACCGGCCACATCGGGCGGGTCACCCTGCTCGGTGAGTCCTCCATCGGCTCGGGCGTGCGCCGCGTCGACGCCCTCGTCGGCGCCGGCGCCTACGGCTTCCAGGCCAAGGAGCACGTCCTCGTCGGTCAGGTGACGAGCATGCTCGGCGGGCGTCCGGAGGAGCTGCCCGAGCGGGTCTCCAGCCTCATGAGCCGGCTCAAGGCCGCCGAGAAGGAGCTCGCGACGCTGCGTCGCCAGCAGCTCCTCGCCGGCGCGCGGCAGGTCGCCGACTCCGCCCAGGACGTCGCCGGCACCCTCGTCGTCGTGCACGACGCCGGGGAGGTCGCGGGCGACGACCTGCGCACCCTCGCGCTCGACGTGCGCGGGCGGCTCGGGGACGCGCGTCCCGCCGTCGTCGCGGTCGCCGGCACGAGCAACGGCCGCCCGTCCGTCGTCGTCGCGACCAACGCGGGGGCCCGGGACCTCGGCCTGCGCGCCGGCCAGCTCGTCCGCGGCGCCGCCGGGCGCCTCGGCGGTGGCGGCGGGGGCAAGGACGACGTCGCCCAGGGTGGCGGTACCGAGACCGCGGCGGTGCCCGCGGCGCTCGACGGAATTGTCGCCGACGTACGGAGCGTGGTCGCCTGA
- a CDS encoding shikimate dehydrogenase has product MSSVPGVLPTYDRAPTGTLPAGARRAAVLGKPVAHSLSPVLHDAAYAALGIDWVYGVAEVDEAGLRGVVAALDGEWAGLSLTMPLKHVALEVADVVDPLAQVVGAVNTLIVQPGPGRGLLVGANTDVHGVVAALREAAGRADWRPHGAVVLGGGATAASTLAALAELGITSSLVLVRNPARAGALQRAAHRMGVDITLRRWTSAEQAADAVRAADVTVSTLPAHAGDDLGDHLAATAQGQGAGRVLLDVAYDPWPSRLAAGFTADGGAVAPGWAMLLHQAAEQVRLMTGRPAPVEAMRTALTDALARRGG; this is encoded by the coding sequence GTGAGCAGTGTGCCGGGCGTCCTGCCCACGTACGACCGGGCGCCGACCGGCACGCTGCCGGCCGGCGCGCGCCGCGCCGCCGTGCTCGGCAAGCCCGTGGCCCACTCGCTGTCCCCGGTGCTCCACGACGCGGCGTACGCCGCCCTGGGCATCGACTGGGTCTACGGCGTCGCGGAGGTCGACGAGGCCGGCCTGCGCGGCGTCGTCGCCGCGCTGGACGGGGAGTGGGCCGGGCTCTCGCTCACGATGCCGCTCAAGCACGTCGCCCTCGAGGTCGCGGACGTCGTCGACCCGCTCGCGCAGGTCGTCGGCGCCGTCAACACGCTCATCGTCCAGCCCGGCCCCGGCCGCGGCCTGCTCGTCGGGGCGAACACCGACGTCCACGGCGTCGTCGCGGCCCTGCGCGAGGCGGCCGGCCGTGCGGACTGGCGTCCGCACGGCGCGGTCGTCCTGGGCGGTGGAGCGACGGCGGCCTCCACCCTCGCCGCGCTGGCCGAGCTCGGCATCACCTCCTCCCTCGTGCTCGTGCGCAACCCCGCCCGCGCCGGCGCCCTCCAGCGGGCCGCCCACCGGATGGGGGTGGACATCACCCTGCGGCGGTGGACCTCCGCGGAGCAGGCCGCGGACGCCGTGCGCGCCGCCGACGTCACCGTCTCCACGCTGCCCGCCCACGCCGGTGACGACCTCGGGGACCACCTCGCCGCGACGGCGCAGGGGCAGGGCGCCGGCCGCGTCCTGCTCGACGTCGCCTACGACCCGTGGCCCAGCCGGCTCGCCGCCGGCTTCACCGCCGACGGCGGCGCGGTCGCCCCGGGGTGGGCGATGCTCCTGCACCAGGCCGCCGAGCAGGTCCGGCTCATGACCGGCCGCCCCGCGCCGGTCGAGGCGATGCGCACGGCGCTGACCGACGCCCTCGCCCGCCGTGGCGGCTGA